A genomic window from Caldicellulosiruptor kronotskyensis 2002 includes:
- a CDS encoding indolepyruvate oxidoreductase subunit beta, translating to MKKNINILIVGVGGQGNILFSKILGDVLLNVGYDVKISEVHGMAQRGGSVVTYVKAGEKVFSPLVDRAEADYILAFEKLEALRWLEYLKNNGILIYSDYEIPPLSVITGAYEYPDVEKILQTVGVKACRVEVKKLLSQLGNSRVQNTLMLGFFSRFLDIDEALFKKSIERNVKKEFIEINLKAFELGRRIEMCEVEK from the coding sequence ATGAAGAAGAATATAAATATATTGATAGTTGGTGTTGGTGGTCAGGGAAATATATTATTTAGCAAAATTTTGGGAGATGTTCTATTAAATGTTGGATATGATGTAAAAATTTCTGAAGTCCATGGTATGGCACAAAGAGGCGGAAGTGTAGTTACATATGTAAAAGCAGGTGAAAAAGTATTCTCACCTCTTGTGGACAGAGCAGAAGCTGATTATATTTTGGCGTTTGAAAAATTAGAAGCTTTAAGGTGGCTTGAGTATCTGAAAAATAATGGCATTTTGATATATTCAGATTATGAAATTCCTCCTCTGAGTGTAATAACAGGAGCTTATGAATATCCTGATGTAGAAAAAATCTTGCAAACAGTTGGTGTTAAGGCTTGTAGAGTTGAAGTTAAAAAGCTGCTTTCTCAGTTAGGAAATTCAAGGGTCCAAAATACCTTGATGCTGGGATTTTTTAGCAGGTTTTTGGATATAGATGAGGCTTTATTTAAAAAGTCTATAGAGAGGAATGTAAAAAAAGAGTTTATTGAAATTAATTTAAAAGCATTTGAGCTTGGTAGAAGAATAGAAATGTGTGAGGTGGAAAAGTGA
- a CDS encoding phenylacetate--CoA ligase family protein — MIWSEYEKLNRKQYEELQLERLKRTVERVYENVPFYRKKFDEIGVKPHHIKTLKDIRLLPFTTKDDLRENYPYGLFTVPLSKIVRIHASSGTTGKPTVVGYTKHDMEVWTEVVARIVTAAGVREHDIAQIAFGYGLFTGAFGLHQGLERIGATVIPISSGNTEKQLMVMQDFGATVLVCTPSYALYIDEVANELGIDKSKIKLRLGLFGAEASTVEMRREIEKKWGLFATENYGLSEIIGPGVSGECEYREGLHINEDHFYPEIINPDTGEVLEEGETGELVLTTITKEGMPLIRYRTRDITSLIYEPCKCGRTNVRMTSVKGRTDDMLIIRGVNVFPSQIESVLMGIEGIGPHYQLVVTKKGYLDDLEVHVELVDGKLLERYAELEKLENKIRHRIFTVLGLNVKVKLVEPKTLERTTGKAKRVIDLRNKNN, encoded by the coding sequence ATGATATGGTCTGAATATGAAAAACTCAATAGAAAACAGTATGAAGAACTGCAGCTTGAAAGACTTAAAAGAACGGTAGAAAGGGTTTATGAAAATGTTCCTTTTTACCGTAAAAAATTCGATGAAATAGGAGTAAAGCCACATCATATTAAGACTTTAAAAGATATTCGGCTTCTTCCCTTCACAACTAAGGATGACCTGAGAGAAAACTATCCGTATGGTCTTTTTACTGTCCCTCTTTCAAAAATTGTTAGAATTCACGCCTCCTCAGGCACAACAGGTAAGCCAACCGTTGTAGGATATACAAAACATGACATGGAAGTGTGGACAGAGGTTGTTGCAAGAATAGTCACAGCAGCAGGTGTCAGAGAACATGATATTGCTCAGATTGCTTTTGGTTACGGACTCTTTACTGGTGCTTTTGGACTTCACCAGGGTTTAGAGAGAATTGGTGCAACAGTAATTCCAATTTCAAGTGGTAATACTGAAAAGCAGCTTATGGTTATGCAGGATTTTGGAGCTACAGTTTTGGTATGTACACCGTCTTATGCACTTTACATAGACGAGGTGGCAAATGAACTTGGCATTGATAAGTCAAAGATAAAACTAAGACTGGGCCTTTTTGGTGCAGAAGCTTCAACAGTTGAGATGAGAAGAGAGATTGAAAAGAAGTGGGGACTTTTTGCAACAGAAAATTATGGACTTTCTGAAATAATTGGTCCAGGGGTTTCTGGAGAGTGTGAATATAGAGAAGGGTTACATATAAATGAAGACCATTTCTATCCTGAGATAATAAATCCCGACACAGGAGAGGTTCTTGAAGAAGGAGAAACAGGAGAGCTTGTATTGACAACCATCACAAAAGAAGGTATGCCTCTTATAAGATATAGAACAAGGGATATCACCTCACTTATATATGAGCCATGCAAGTGCGGAAGGACAAATGTGAGAATGACATCTGTTAAAGGAAGAACAGATGATATGCTAATAATCCGAGGTGTCAATGTATTTCCCTCTCAGATAGAAAGTGTTCTAATGGGAATTGAAGGTATAGGTCCTCACTATCAACTTGTTGTCACAAAGAAAGGATATTTGGATGATTTAGAAGTTCATGTAGAGCTTGTTGATGGAAAACTTTTGGAAAGATATGCTGAACTCGAGAAATTAGAAAATAAGATAAGGCACAGGATATTTACTGTATTGGGATTAAATGTTAAGGTAAAACTTGTTGAACCAAAAACTTTAGAAAGAACTACTGGAAAGGCAAAAAGAGTAATTGATTTGAGAAATAAAAACAATTAA
- the iorA gene encoding indolepyruvate ferredoxin oxidoreductase subunit alpha: MKKLLLGNFAVARGCYEAGVKVATAYPGTPSTEITEAIAQYDEIYCEWAPNEKVALEVAIGAAIYGRRAICSMKHVGLNVAADPLFTASYTGVNAGLLIAVADDPGMHSSQNEQDTRNIAKAAKVPVLEPSDSQECIDFVKIGFEMSEKFDTPVILRLTTRIAHSQSVVEEGQREEVKFEYKKDIQKYVMMPAMARPRHEFVERRLKSLKEFSETIGINKVEQGTEKMAFIASGIAYQYVKEAYPDAWVLKLGMVWPLPERLIKDFCSRFEKVYVVEELDPFLEENIKAMGINNIVGKEIFKLTGEYSPSFIKKAVENKEVELPYKVKQTLPPRLPVLCPGCPHRGIFYVLSRLKDVVITGDIGCYTLGALSPFNAMDSCVCMGASIGMAHGISNASDKNQKVIAVIGDSTFVHSGITGIIDAVYNGSDILVMILDNSTTGMTGHQDHPATGYTIKGEQTYKLDLMSLCRALGCVAVEEVNPYKIKENVVKIKQLLDLPGVKVVIAKAPCRLHRRHKFTISKRYIDFEKCKNCRLCLSLGCPAISLKDKPTIDTNLCLACGMCEDVCKFGAISSQKEQ; the protein is encoded by the coding sequence TTGAAAAAGCTTTTGCTTGGAAATTTTGCTGTTGCCAGAGGATGTTATGAAGCAGGAGTTAAGGTTGCAACAGCTTACCCTGGCACACCTTCAACAGAGATTACAGAGGCAATAGCCCAGTATGATGAAATCTATTGTGAATGGGCGCCAAACGAGAAAGTAGCGCTTGAGGTTGCAATTGGTGCAGCTATTTACGGCAGGCGTGCCATCTGTTCAATGAAACATGTAGGTTTAAATGTGGCAGCAGACCCTCTTTTTACTGCATCTTACACAGGAGTAAATGCCGGGCTTTTGATAGCTGTTGCAGACGACCCAGGTATGCATTCTTCTCAAAACGAGCAAGATACCAGAAATATAGCAAAAGCAGCAAAAGTACCTGTATTAGAGCCATCTGACAGTCAGGAATGCATTGATTTTGTCAAGATTGGTTTTGAGATGAGCGAAAAGTTTGATACTCCTGTAATTTTGCGGCTTACCACAAGAATTGCTCATTCTCAATCTGTTGTAGAAGAAGGGCAGCGAGAAGAAGTAAAATTTGAATACAAAAAAGATATACAAAAATATGTCATGATGCCTGCAATGGCCCGTCCACGCCATGAATTTGTAGAAAGAAGATTAAAAAGTTTAAAAGAATTTTCAGAGACAATTGGAATTAACAAGGTTGAACAAGGAACAGAGAAAATGGCTTTCATTGCCTCTGGGATAGCTTACCAGTATGTCAAAGAAGCTTATCCTGATGCGTGGGTTTTGAAACTTGGCATGGTTTGGCCACTTCCAGAGAGACTAATAAAAGATTTTTGTTCTCGATTTGAAAAGGTGTATGTAGTTGAAGAGCTTGACCCATTTTTGGAAGAGAATATAAAAGCAATGGGGATAAACAATATTGTGGGAAAAGAGATTTTCAAATTAACAGGTGAATATTCGCCATCATTTATAAAAAAGGCAGTGGAGAACAAAGAAGTTGAACTTCCGTACAAAGTAAAACAGACACTACCTCCAAGACTTCCTGTACTCTGTCCTGGATGTCCCCACAGAGGAATTTTTTATGTTTTAAGCAGACTAAAAGATGTTGTCATCACAGGGGATATTGGATGTTACACCTTAGGGGCACTATCTCCTTTTAATGCAATGGACAGTTGCGTTTGCATGGGTGCAAGTATTGGAATGGCGCACGGAATATCAAATGCATCAGATAAAAATCAAAAGGTTATCGCAGTGATTGGAGATTCTACATTTGTTCACTCAGGGATAACAGGTATTATTGATGCTGTATACAATGGTTCTGATATACTTGTTATGATTTTAGACAACTCAACAACTGGAATGACGGGGCATCAAGACCATCCCGCAACAGGATATACAATAAAAGGAGAGCAAACTTACAAACTTGACCTTATGAGCCTTTGCAGAGCATTAGGCTGCGTTGCAGTAGAGGAAGTAAATCCGTATAAAATAAAGGAAAATGTAGTAAAAATAAAGCAATTATTAGACCTCCCAGGTGTTAAGGTTGTAATTGCTAAAGCACCATGCAGATTACACCGAAGACATAAGTTTACAATTTCAAAAAGATATATTGATTTTGAAAAATGCAAAAATTGCAGACTATGCTTGAGTTTGGGTTGTCCTGCTATTTCCTTAAAAGATAAACCTACAATTGATACTAACTTATGTCTTGCATGTGGAATGTGTGAAGATGTTTGTAAGTTTGGAGCAATTTCAAGTCAAAAGGAGCAGTGA